In Runella sp. SP2, the genomic window TTTAACGAATCATCTTCCTGCGATGTTCGACGCCCCAATGCTGCATCGAATTCAATACCTCATTTAAGCTTTCACTATAAGGCGTAAGGGAGTACTCCACCGTGATTGGTTTCGTATTTTGAACAGTACGGTTCACCAACTCGTTCATTTCTAACTCCTGCAACTCTTTCGACAAAATTCTCGGCGAAATCCCCGCCTCCCGCGACAATTCTCTAAACCTCCGCGGCCCCGTCATCAGAATGGTCAGCAAAATAAGCTTCCACTTTCCTCCCACGACATCCAATGTATCTCGAATGGCCAAAATCGACTTTTGACAGGTTTCTTTTGTGTGTATGGTATCCATTTTGTAATCGGTATCCTTTTTGTAACAGGTTACAAATGTATAGCATTTTAAAAAGAACTTTGTCCCGAAATA contains:
- a CDS encoding helix-turn-helix domain-containing protein, whose product is MDTIHTKETCQKSILAIRDTLDVVGGKWKLILLTILMTGPRRFRELSREAGISPRILSKELQELEMNELVNRTVQNTKPITVEYSLTPYSESLNEVLNSMQHWGVEHRRKMIR